The Streptomyces racemochromogenes DNA segment GTCGAACCTCGACGCCAAGCTCCGCGTGTCCACCCGTACGCAGATCGCCGCGCTCCAGCGCGACCTCGGCATCACCACCGTGTACGTCACCCACGACCAGGTCGAGGCCATGACCATGGGCGACCGCGTGGCCGTGCTGAAGGACGGCCTGCTCCAGCAGGTCGACACCCCGCGCAACATGTACGACCGGCCGGCGAACCTCTTCGTCGCCGGGTTCATCGGCTCGCCCGCCATGAACCTCGTCGAGGTGCCGATCACCGACGGCGGGGTGAAGTTCGGCGAGAGCGTGGTCCCGGTGTCGCGCGAGGCGCTCTCCGCCGCCGCCGGCTCGGGCGACAAGACCGTCACCGTCGGCGTGCGCCCCGAGCACTTCGACATCGGCGACACCGGCGGTCTGACGATCACCGTGAACGTCGTCGAGGAGCTGGGCGCCGACGGCTACGTGTACGGCAGCCGCGACGGCCAGGACCTCGTGGTCCGCGTCAACGGCCGCCAGGTGCCCGAGAAGGGCTCCTCGCTGCACGTCGTGCCGCGTCCGGACGAGATCCATGTTTTCTCGACGTCGACCGGTGCACGGCTGTCCAACTGAGTGACCGGCAGGGGCGTTCCGCCAAGGGGCGCCCCTGCCGCGGCAGTTGCGCGGACGCACCCCCCGAACCCCGGCAGACCGGGCCATTCGGCCGCACCCGTCAACCCTTAAATCGAAAAGCCACGTCGAACCATCCCCCGACCGGGTGACTAAATGTCGCCAAATCCTCACCGAGCGCTACTCTCGCCCTCGTGACCCACACTGCCCGCCGAATCGGCCGTTCCCTCGCCCTGGTCCTGCCCGTCGTCCTGGTCCTGTCCGGGACCCTCGCGGTCACGATGGTCCCCTGGGCGGACAATTCCTCCCAGATCCTGACCGCCTCCGCCGAGGACGTCTCCGTCCCGAAGAAGCCGGCCGCGCCCCAGGACCTGCTGCGCGACAAGCTCCTCGGCGAGCTCCAGCAGGGTGAGCAGCCGGGCACGGTGCTCACCCACCTCCAGCAGGAGGTGAACGGGCGGCCGTCGCTGGCGGAGCACTGCGTGAGCATCGCGCGGGCGCTGGGCCGGGCCGCGGTGGAGGCGTACGGGCCGACGAAGGCCCAGTCGTACGCGCGCCCCGTGTGCGACACCTCCTACGCGACCGGTGTCGCCTCGATGGGCTGACGTCCCGTCGCGCCTGCCCCGTCGGGGGCGGGGGCCGTCCCTACGCTGGCGGCCATGACCGAGACCGGCCCCGAACCACCCCAAACCACCGATGACGCGGCCGCGTTCCCGGCCCCTCCCACCCAGGCTGTCGTCCTGGCGGGCGGGCAGGGGACGCGGCTGCGGCCGTATACGGACGACCGGCCGAAGCCGATGGTGGAGATCCCGGGTACCGGACTGCCCATCATCGGACACCAGTTGGTGTGGCTGGCGGCCGAGGGGGTGACCGATGTGGTGGTGTCGTGCGGGCACCTGGCGGAGGTGCTCCAGGAATGGCTGGCGACGGCCGTGCTGCCGCTGCGGGTGACGACGGTGGTGGAGGAGGAGCCGCTGGGGCGCGGCGGCGGGCTGAAGTTCGCGGCGCGCGGGCTGCCGCGGCCGGACGGGGCCTGGTACGCGACCAACGGGGACGTGTGGACGCGTTTCCCGCTGCGGGAGATGGCGGCGTTCCACGCGGAGCGCGAGGCGGTGGCGACGCTGGCGCTGGCGCGGCCGCGGATGCCGTGGGGGGTGGTGGAGACGAACGAGTTCGGGCAGGTGCTGGACTTCATCGAGGCCCCGCCGTCGCCCTATCCGATCAATGCCGGGGTGTACGTGTTCGCTCCCGGATTCGCCTCGCTGCTGCCGGACTTGGGGGACCACGAGCGGACGACGTTCCCGCGGCTGGCGCGGGAGCGGCGGCTGGCGGGCTTTCCGCTGCCGCAGGGGGCGTACTGGCGGGCGATCGACACGGCGAAGGACCTCACCGAGGCGGCGCGG contains these protein-coding regions:
- a CDS encoding nucleotidyltransferase family protein produces the protein MTETGPEPPQTTDDAAAFPAPPTQAVVLAGGQGTRLRPYTDDRPKPMVEIPGTGLPIIGHQLVWLAAEGVTDVVVSCGHLAEVLQEWLATAVLPLRVTTVVEEEPLGRGGGLKFAARGLPRPDGAWYATNGDVWTRFPLREMAAFHAEREAVATLALARPRMPWGVVETNEFGQVLDFIEAPPSPYPINAGVYVFAPGFASLLPDLGDHERTTFPRLARERRLAGFPLPQGAYWRAIDTAKDLTEAARELAAQGGV
- a CDS encoding ABC transporter ATP-binding protein; this encodes MASVTFDKATRLYPGGDKPAVDQLELEIEDGEFLVLVGPSGCGKSTSLRMLAGLEDVNGGAIRIGDRDVTHLPPKDRDIAMVFQNYALYPHMTVADNMGFALKIAGEDKATIRRKVEEAAKMLDLTQYLDRKPKALSGGQRQRVAMGRAIVRKPQVFLMDEPLSNLDAKLRVSTRTQIAALQRDLGITTVYVTHDQVEAMTMGDRVAVLKDGLLQQVDTPRNMYDRPANLFVAGFIGSPAMNLVEVPITDGGVKFGESVVPVSREALSAAAGSGDKTVTVGVRPEHFDIGDTGGLTITVNVVEELGADGYVYGSRDGQDLVVRVNGRQVPEKGSSLHVVPRPDEIHVFSTSTGARLSN